From the Alteromonas sp. CI.11.F.A3 genome, the window GATATGCGCATACTGTTAGTAGAAGACGATAGGCCATTGTCCAGTGCGCTTAAGGTTTCATTGAGTAAAGCAAACTACGTCGTAGACTGTGTCTACGACGGTGCTAGCGCATTGAACACATTTAAGATGTCGCAAAGCGACATTGTCATTCTCGACCTAGGTCTACCAGATCAAGATGGATTGAACGTGCTTAAGCGTATTCGCAAAACCAACCCAGTACTGCCAGTCTTAATTCTTACAGCAAGAGACAAAACTACCGACAAAATCTCTGGGCTAGATGCGGGTGCAGATGATTACCTCCCAAAACCCTTTGAAATTGATGAGTTACTAGCACGCCTGCGGGTGTTGGAGCGTAGGCTAGGTACTGCATCCCAAAGTGTGATCACTGTAAAGAACGTCAGTCTTGATACCGCGCACCATACACTGACTATTGAGGGAGATAAGGTGCATCTTCCTCGAAGAGAGCTTATGCTTTTGAAGGCGCTAATTGAAAACGCTGGGCGTATACTGAGTAAGCATCAGCTTGAGAGTAAGCTCTATGAGTGGGGGGAGGAAGTAGCAAGTAACACGATAGAAGTCCACATCAGTCATTTGAGAAAAAAGGTGCCAGAAAACTTTATTCGAACAATTAGAGGCGTGGGGTATTGCATATCCAACTCTGGAGAATAACGTGACGTCGATTCGTCGCTTTCTTATTTTAACCCTTACCAGTGCCCTAGTACTTATTGTCTTCAGTGCGGCGCTGCACGGGTATCGTGCCACAATCGATATATCAACTACGTTACTTGATAATGAGCTAACAGCGTTGAGTCGCGCTATTGCTTCTTTTAATGGAGAGGCATCAAATAAAGACCACACTTTGTTATTTCAAATTTGGCAAGACGATAAGCTGATAAAAAGCTCAAGCGAAGTGTTAAAAGCGCCACTTTCTGACTTTAAAGAGGGGTTCTCAGAAAAAAATGTTTTAGGAACACGATGGCGTGTGAATACCTCTTATGTAAAAGGTGAAAGCTCTTGGTACATGGTGGCTCAACCATTGAGTCATCGCTTTACCTTAACAGATGCATTAACCGTTGCTTCCATAACACCTTTTATTATTAGTGTTCCCCTCCTTGCTGTAATTTTGTTCTTGGGAATAACGTGGGGACTTGCTCCTCTAAAACAGCTTTCCCAAAAGCTGGCTAAGCGAACAGGTAATGATCTTTCTACCATTTCACTTGATAGAGAACCCAGTGAGCTTGAACCTGTTGTTTCTACGCTCAACTCCATGTTTTCTCGTCTTAGTGCCGCGTTTGATAGAGAGCAGCAGTTTGCATCTAACGCAGCACATGAATTGCGTACACCGCTAAGTGTGATGAAAATCAATATCCATAATATCGCTGAGGATTTAGGTGATAGCGGTAAATTACTTGAAATACTTCAACGGGATACCGATAGGATGATTCACGCGGTGAATCAATTTTTATTACTAACACGCACCAGCCCAGAGACTTTTGTAGAGCAAAAGGAGGCAGTAAATCTGCACTATGTAGCCCAAGAAGTTATTAGTGACCTGTACGGGAAAATTGAAGCTAAACAGCAAGAAATATCCTTGGAAGGTGATGAGGTTTGGCTAAACAGTGTCCATTTTATGTTGTACACCTTGTTGCAGAACCTGATCACCAACGCGAGTAATTATTCTCAAGAGGGAGCACAAATTGTTGTTCGAATTGAAAAGCTAGCATCGAAAGTGATTTTAAGTGTTGCGGACTCAGGCCCTGGAATCCCCGCAAATGAAAGACCCAGTGTGCTAAAGCGATTTAACCGTGCAACACAAGCTAAGACCACGACGGGTAGTGGCCTTGGTTTGGCCATAGTGTCTCAAATTGCTGCTCTGCATGATGCTTATGTTGTGCTTGATGATGCTACATTGGGGGGCCTTGTTGTAAAGGTAGAGTTTAAAAATGAACTTCTACGTTAAAATTTCTCTGGCCCTTTTCTCATTTGCCTCTTTTCGAGTGTATGCGCTACCTGAAGTAGTGGTAGAAATTAAAGATCATCTTTTTTACCCTCAAAATGTAGTGGTTCCAGCAGGAAAAAAGGTACGTCTTACTTTTATCAATTTTGATGATACCCCTGAGGAAATAGACAGCTTTTCGCTTAACAGAGAAAAAGTGATTTTTGCCAACAGCAAAGGCATTATTTATATAGGGCCGCTGGCTCCAGGGGAGTACCCTTTTTTTGGAGAGTTCCACCCTAACAGTGCGGTAGGCAAAGTAGTTGTGCAATCGCAAAAGGAGGAGCCAGATGCTCATTAATACCGTGGTACTTTTCCTGAGAGATACATTGCCCATTTTTTTATTACTTAGTTTACTTATTGCGATACCTAGCGTGTCTCGCTTGTCACTAATGTGGCGAATAGTCTTATTGCTTGTAATCGCCGTAATTTCTTATTCATATTTAGGCGTTATCTCTGAATTGGCCGAAGGCGCTGGTTTTGAGTTACTAAAATCCTCGCTATTAGTAAGTGCGTGGATAGGCATCTGTGTACTTGTTATCTGTCCTTTTTCAAAACGTAGCGTAAACAGTATGGGTATTACGTTGCTTATGTTTGGGATAGGGCTACCTAACAGTCTGCACTTTATGGTGTACTTTGTATCAGAGTTCTCGCATAGCAGCGATAGTACGTTGCTTTTTCTTGGCACTACCATTGGGCTGGGTATCAGCATTAGCATCGCTATTTTGCTCAATATCGTACTAACTCATTTTGTAAGCCAAAAAGCGACGTTTCGTTTAACCACCATTTTTGTTGCCGCGCAAGTTGCAAACGTAGCGTTACTTCTGGAGCAAATAGATATATTTCCTACTCCCCAACAAGTTTGGGATAGTAGTCACATCATTAGCGACAAGAGCGAGTATGGGCATTTATTGAACGCATTAATTGGCTATGAAGCCACTCCTTCGATGAGTTACATATTGTTATTTCTATTTACCCTAGCTGTGCCCAACGCCATCGCTGCAATAAGGAAGCGCATACCTGCACTGTGGCAACAGGTGGAGGTTATACAATGACGCGTATAGTTATATTGCTATTTGTCCTTCTTACCACTTTTTCCGTAAGTGCTGACAACTTTACCGTAGACCGTGTCTACCAACCCTATGTATTACCTTTTGAACGGGAAGTTGAGTGGCGTCTAACCTCACGCCAAAATGATAACGGTAATGTCCTAATGCAACGCTTCTCGTTTGGGTACGCCCTTTCTGAGTTTGTGATCTTAGAAACTTACCTAGTGGGAGCTCGCGATGAAAATCAGGATTTTGGACTAGATTCTTATGAGCTTGAGCTTCGCTGGATGGTCACTGAACGTGGAAAGTATTGGGCTGATTGGGGAACCCTGTTTGAGTTAGAGAAACAACACAATACCGATGACTGGGCAGCAAAGGCGGGCATACTCACTGAGAAAGAGTTTGGCCAGTTTAGCCTGACCACCAACGTAAGTTTGGTATACGAATGGGGAGAAACTGTTACCAACGAATGGGAGGGGGAATTCAAAGCAAAGTATCGCTACCGGTGGATCCCTGAAGTTCAGCCGGGTATTGAACTATATGTAGCTGAGGACTATGTCGGCGTTGGACCAGCTTTTATGGGTATTAAACGCTTTGAAAGGCAAAAGCAATTAAAATGGGAGCTTGGCTTTATCGCGGGACTTAATGGAGACAGTAAGGATCATACTTTGAGAATGTCACTAGAATTCGAGTTTTAATTAACAAAAATGAATTACCTTAAGATTTTCTTAAGGTTTCTTTTTTACCGTATTGTGCATAGTTACTTTTAGACATCAACCTTATGCACCAGATTGAAGTTAGTGTGGTAATACCCGCAAAAAACGAAGCGAAAAACCTTCCTTTCTTATTAAAAGAAATTGCAAATTCATTAACGCCTGAACTCACCGAAATCATCGTAGTCGATGACGGTAGTGATGATGACACGTCGGCATTACTTGTTTCCTTGATGGACTCACTTTCCCCTGCTTGCAAGATAATCACGCACCCTAGTAGCTGTGGACAAAGTACATCTGTTTATCACGGTGTACTCTCGGCTCGTGGAAAGTGGGTGGTTACATTAGATGCTGATGGTCAAAACGATCCTGCGGATATCCCTAAATTAATAGCAACAGCTAAACAAGAAAGTGGCGTGCATTTTTGCATCATCGGTCATCGTCAAAAAAGGAAAGATACGAAATGGAAACGTATTCAATCCAAAGTGGCAAATCGAATACGACAGTGGATTTTAAAAGATGATACATCTGATTCTGGGTGCGGGTTAAAGCTGCTTCCACGAAGCACATTTTTACTGCTCCCTTATTTTGATCATATGCACCGGTATATACCTGCGCTTACTAAGCGTCTAGGTGGCAATATAGTTTGTGTGCCAGTGAATCACCGAGCGCGGCTTGAAGGTCAGTCAAATTACAATGCCTGGAATAGAGGTTTAGCCGGTGTTATAGATATGCTCGGCGTGAGATGGCTGATGTATCGCAATAGACTCGATACCATTAACAAGACAATGACGTATGAAAAGTAATGGCTTTCCTTTTAGAAGTACTCTCAGTTTCTTGGTGGGTACATTGATGATGGGGGGTGCTTGTTATCTATCACTTCAAGTAACCAGTGAAGTTTTCATACACAGCACCGATCCAAACTGGTTAACATCATATATAACGGAGCGTGAAACAGAAGAAGTACTCTTAGTATTGTTTGCTTTTGTTGTATTGATGACATTAGGTGTCCCCCGGCAAGCAGTTAGCTTTATTTGTGGTGTTGGCTTCGGCGCTTTTGAGGGGGGCTTAATAGCGCTATTCCTTACCTGCGTCTCTGCAAGTACAGCCTATCTATTAGTTCGCCGTTTTCTGAGAAAGCGCATAGCCAAACTTATTAAATCAGATGCTTACGCGAGCCGTTTTTCACAACTGCGTGAGAAACTCGTTCGAAACAGCTTTCGAACAGTACTCATGGTTCGATTGTTTCCAATAGGTTCCAATGTTGCAACCAATGCTATTGCAGGCGCGTTTCGAGTACCTTTTACCTCCTTTATTACGGCCAGCGCATTAGGTTTTATCCCGCAAACCTTACTTTTTTCAATGCTCGGAAGTGGCTCACGGTATATTAATGCTTTCGAGCAATCTGTCCATATAGCAGGTCTAGTGGTTAGCGTTATGCTAATACTTTCTATGATGCGCTTTACTCGTAAGGATAATGCGTAGTGACAAACATATTTCGTCACGAGCGTACCGCTTTCGTACTTTTCGTTGTTGCGGCTATCATTATTTTCAGTGGTATGGGCCTTCGCGATGCTTGGCCGCCCGACGAGCCTCGTTTTGCTTTAGTTGCCAAGGAGATGGTAACAAGCGGTCAATGGCTTATTCCAATGCGTGGGGGCGAAATTTATCCTGATAAGCCTCCTTTTTTTATGTGGAGTATCGCACTTTTCTACCTTTTGACTGGTAGTTTAAGCGTTGCCATGCTTCTACCAAATGCCATCGCAAGTCTCGTAACGCTGACAGTCACTTATCGATTATCACGAGCTCTTGCTGATGAGAATGCAGCGATACTGAGCATGGTACTACTATTAATAAGCCCACAATTTCTAATTCAAGCTAAGTTTGCTCAAATAGATGCGTTGGTTGCTTGTTTTGTTTGGGTTGGCGTTTATGGCTTTGTTCGCCATTTTTGTGTAGCAGAAAGTTGGCGTTGCTATTTTATCGCTTGGGTTGCAATGGGGTTGGGAATTATTACTAAAGGTGTGGGTTTCTTACCGCTTTTTCTCCTAGTCCCTCTTTCTTTTTTTGCCATTAAAAAGCAACTCCCCACCACAAGATGGAGAAAACGCGCATTACTCGGGCCGTTGATAATGCTGAGTGTAGTTTTGGCTTGGTTAGGACCTGTACTTTATCTAGGCGCATATAAGCAAGATCCAATAATTCAACAGTACTTATCTAATATTCTGTTGAAGCAAACTGCTCAGCGATACGCAAATGCTTGGCACCATATTGAGCCATGGTATTACTACGCCATCGAGGTTATTCCACTGTTTTGGTTTCCCCCTCTTATGGTGATGGTAGTCAAGAGAAAGCAAATTAAACGGGTTTTGATGAAGAGCCCAGCCTACTTTTCGCTAGCGATATGGGTGGTGTTAGTGGTAGCGTTTTTCAGTTTTAGCCCAGGGAAACGAGGTGTTTATATACTTCCTGCACTGCCTGCTGTTGCTATGATTGCAGGGCTTCTACTGTCTCGTGACGGTGTTTCAAAAACTATTAGTATTTTGGCGCGTTCAGTGACGCTTCTGATTTCGCTAGGGGCAATCGCAGCTGCCGCTGTACTTATATTTAACGAGCAAACAGTAAACGCATTAATGTTACGCTTTCACTGCACATTAAGCATGATAACCACATTAGGTGCTATTTTCTTCTTAGTCGGAATAATGGGTGTGAGCACGCAGTTTATAAATTTCACTAAACATCTTATTTTGTGGTTAGTGATAACAACTGTTGTTCCGTCGACAATTGGCGTATGGGTGCTCAATGATTTGCGCACGCCAACGCAGTTGCTAATGCGTGTTCAAACCCAAAGTAATATTATTTCACCCGACATCGATATTTTGGATGTAGGTATTGTCAGTTTTAAAGAGCAATACCTACTTTTTGCTCCGTTTTCCGTCACTCACTTTGGTTATCATACTGAAAAAGATAGAGAGAATGGCACTGCATGGGCATGGCTCAAAGCCCAGCCCATTCGCTATTTGTTAGCGCCTAAAGACTACCTATTTCAGTGTGTCAATTTAGACAAGGCAGTATCGTTGGGCTTTGCACATCGAGAAGAGTGGTTACTTATACCTTCAACAGCCGCTGATGTGGAATGTAAACTGCTTTCAGATGGCCCTATTTACCGTTCATAAAATGGGAACAACATTAGACTATTATTGTTCGATATGATGGTCGTAAACGTTAGTGTAGCGCGCTGCGTTACACCGCCACTGTATTTTAGCGTGATAATTTCTTTATCTAGCCTTACTAAAAACAATGATTAACTTAAGGTTCTCTTAAGCTAGCACGTCAATACTCATACTATCGAAGAGCACAAGAGTGTATGTATGAGCCTTAATTTATCGGTAGCACCTAATCTAAGCAATGATGGGTTTACTTCCCAGCAGAGAAGATTGCACTCACCGCTTACTTTTGTTGCTGCAAATGTCACTCACTCAGCAAGACAGTCAATCGAAACCTTTATTACTAATGGCTTTGCTGCGCGCTATAACGCGCGAATCACTTCATTCATGCCTATGTTGTTTGCACTTGAAGTTAATGGAATTAAGGCTGCAGTCGGTGCGAGATGTGGTGCTACTGGAAGTATGAACCACGTACTCTTCATTGAGCAATACCTCGTTATCACTATTGAAAGCGTACTGCTGCACCACGGAATTAGTGCGAAAAGACACGAAATTGTGGAAGTGGGTAACTTATTT encodes:
- a CDS encoding response regulator transcription factor codes for the protein MRILLVEDDRPLSSALKVSLSKANYVVDCVYDGASALNTFKMSQSDIVILDLGLPDQDGLNVLKRIRKTNPVLPVLILTARDKTTDKISGLDAGADDYLPKPFEIDELLARLRVLERRLGTASQSVITVKNVSLDTAHHTLTIEGDKVHLPRRELMLLKALIENAGRILSKHQLESKLYEWGEEVASNTIEVHISHLRKKVPENFIRTIRGVGYCISNSGE
- a CDS encoding ATP-binding protein; the protein is MTSIRRFLILTLTSALVLIVFSAALHGYRATIDISTTLLDNELTALSRAIASFNGEASNKDHTLLFQIWQDDKLIKSSSEVLKAPLSDFKEGFSEKNVLGTRWRVNTSYVKGESSWYMVAQPLSHRFTLTDALTVASITPFIISVPLLAVILFLGITWGLAPLKQLSQKLAKRTGNDLSTISLDREPSELEPVVSTLNSMFSRLSAAFDREQQFASNAAHELRTPLSVMKINIHNIAEDLGDSGKLLEILQRDTDRMIHAVNQFLLLTRTSPETFVEQKEAVNLHYVAQEVISDLYGKIEAKQQEISLEGDEVWLNSVHFMLYTLLQNLITNASNYSQEGAQIVVRIEKLASKVILSVADSGPGIPANERPSVLKRFNRATQAKTTTGSGLGLAIVSQIAALHDAYVVLDDATLGGLVVKVEFKNELLR
- a CDS encoding cupredoxin domain-containing protein, with product MNFYVKISLALFSFASFRVYALPEVVVEIKDHLFYPQNVVVPAGKKVRLTFINFDDTPEEIDSFSLNREKVIFANSKGIIYIGPLAPGEYPFFGEFHPNSAVGKVVVQSQKEEPDAH
- a CDS encoding FTR1 family iron permease yields the protein MLINTVVLFLRDTLPIFLLLSLLIAIPSVSRLSLMWRIVLLLVIAVISYSYLGVISELAEGAGFELLKSSLLVSAWIGICVLVICPFSKRSVNSMGITLLMFGIGLPNSLHFMVYFVSEFSHSSDSTLLFLGTTIGLGISISIAILLNIVLTHFVSQKATFRLTTIFVAAQVANVALLLEQIDIFPTPQQVWDSSHIISDKSEYGHLLNALIGYEATPSMSYILLFLFTLAVPNAIAAIRKRIPALWQQVEVIQ
- a CDS encoding glycosyltransferase family 2 protein, translated to MHQIEVSVVIPAKNEAKNLPFLLKEIANSLTPELTEIIVVDDGSDDDTSALLVSLMDSLSPACKIITHPSSCGQSTSVYHGVLSARGKWVVTLDADGQNDPADIPKLIATAKQESGVHFCIIGHRQKRKDTKWKRIQSKVANRIRQWILKDDTSDSGCGLKLLPRSTFLLLPYFDHMHRYIPALTKRLGGNIVCVPVNHRARLEGQSNYNAWNRGLAGVIDMLGVRWLMYRNRLDTINKTMTYEK
- a CDS encoding VTT domain-containing protein, coding for MKSNGFPFRSTLSFLVGTLMMGGACYLSLQVTSEVFIHSTDPNWLTSYITERETEEVLLVLFAFVVLMTLGVPRQAVSFICGVGFGAFEGGLIALFLTCVSASTAYLLVRRFLRKRIAKLIKSDAYASRFSQLREKLVRNSFRTVLMVRLFPIGSNVATNAIAGAFRVPFTSFITASALGFIPQTLLFSMLGSGSRYINAFEQSVHIAGLVVSVMLILSMMRFTRKDNA
- a CDS encoding glycosyltransferase family 39 protein, with product MTNIFRHERTAFVLFVVAAIIIFSGMGLRDAWPPDEPRFALVAKEMVTSGQWLIPMRGGEIYPDKPPFFMWSIALFYLLTGSLSVAMLLPNAIASLVTLTVTYRLSRALADENAAILSMVLLLISPQFLIQAKFAQIDALVACFVWVGVYGFVRHFCVAESWRCYFIAWVAMGLGIITKGVGFLPLFLLVPLSFFAIKKQLPTTRWRKRALLGPLIMLSVVLAWLGPVLYLGAYKQDPIIQQYLSNILLKQTAQRYANAWHHIEPWYYYAIEVIPLFWFPPLMVMVVKRKQIKRVLMKSPAYFSLAIWVVLVVAFFSFSPGKRGVYILPALPAVAMIAGLLLSRDGVSKTISILARSVTLLISLGAIAAAAVLIFNEQTVNALMLRFHCTLSMITTLGAIFFLVGIMGVSTQFINFTKHLILWLVITTVVPSTIGVWVLNDLRTPTQLLMRVQTQSNIISPDIDILDVGIVSFKEQYLLFAPFSVTHFGYHTEKDRENGTAWAWLKAQPIRYLLAPKDYLFQCVNLDKAVSLGFAHREEWLLIPSTAADVECKLLSDGPIYRS